GATCGCGCTCCGGCGACCGGATCCACCGCTACGGAGAACGCGGACGACTCGAGGGACGAGGCCCCGGCGGCGTCCGGCGCGACCGCGGCTCCGCCCGCTCCCATCGGCACCGAGGCGCTGCGGCGCCTGCGCAGGCTCGCGGCCTCCGCCGAGGCCCAGCGCGCCGCCACGGCCCCGGCCGTACCGGACGCGCCTCCCGCACCGGTCGCGCCCCCGGAGGTGATCGCGCCCGCCGCGTCTGCCGAGACCGTCGCCCCCACCTCGAAGTCTCCCGGCCGGCAGCGGCCCGAGGCCCCGGCCGTGCCGACGCCCTCGGCCCCCGAGGCGCCGCGGGTGGAGACACCCGCCCCGGCCCGTGCGGTGCCCGACTCCGCCCAGAAGGGGCCGGCGGTCGTGCCCGACCCCGCCCAGAAGAGGTCGGCCGTCGTGCCCGACCCCGCCCAGAGGCCCTCCGTCCCGGCCGTTCCCTCCTTCGTGCCGAGGTTCGTCGGACCGGCGCCGATCGGGCACCGCGCCGCGGAGGCGGCCGAGCTCCCGCAGGACAGACAGGACAGGCAGGACAGGCAGGACAGGCAGGACGGACCGGACGAGGAGAGCGCGCGGCGCCAGCACCGTAAGGGGCAGCCCGCGCCGATCGGGCGGCCGGTCGACAGGTCGCAGGCGTGGCCGCCGGAGAGGCCCGCGGGCGCGCAGGGCGGTCCCGGCGGCCCGGCGGGTACCGGCGTCCAGGGAGGCGGCATGTCGATCCGCGCGGTCCCGTCGGGATCGGCCACGGCGGATCCGGTCACCCCGGCGGTGCCGGTGGGTGGTTCCTCGCGCGGCGAGGCCGAGACCAGGGTCCGCCGGGTGGAGTCGGTGGTCGGCCGCGATTCCTCGGGCGGCTGGCGGCGGCTGGCCCAGGTGGTGATCGGACCCGGCGGCGGTGGCCGTACGGACGGCTCGGAGATCGACGAGGCGCGGGCCAGGGCGGTGTTCAGCGGCAGCCGCCGTGTGGTGGTCCTGGGATGCACCGGCGGCGCCGGGCAGACCACGACCGCGCTCATGCTCGGCCACACCCTCGCCCGCTACCGGGAGGACCGGATTCTCGCGGTCGACGCCAGCACCGGCTCCCACGCCCTGTCCAGCCGGATCCAGGGAGAGTCGCCCGAGACCCTGACCTCGCTGCTCTCGGGACTCGACAACGTCCAGGGATATCTCGGCATGCGCGCCTACACCAGCCGCTGCGCCTCGGGGCTGGAGGTCCTCGCCGGAGACAGCGACGCCGGTGCCGAGCAGCGCCTGTCCGACCGCACGCTCTTCTCCGACCGGCGGCTCGGCCAGACGATGGACATGCTCGACCGGCACTACAAGATGATCGTCATGGACCCGGCGGCGGCTCTGGCCGCGCGGGTCCTCCCCTACGCCGACCAGCTCGTTCTCGTCGTCCCGGCCAGCGAGGACGGGCCGGACGCGGTGGCCATGACCTACGAGTGGCTCGACGGGCACGGCTGCGCCGACCTGCGCCACCGGGCGGTCATGGTGGTCAACGGGGTGAGCCGCCGCAGCATGGCCGACGTGGAGCAGGCGGAGGCGGTCGCGCGGGGCAGGTGCCGGGCGATCG
This region of Streptosporangium sp. NBC_01495 genomic DNA includes:
- a CDS encoding TcpE family conjugal transfer membrane protein, with protein sequence MDLPTYTNIWRIEKRLYKLYDLRLPMPLPIVWIGGFVGVLAPWSLLLYLLGLPFAAPWHVLYLVPPGVVTWLSTRPVIESKRLTELLQSQVRYVGEPRTWCRMAPLSEPAEVTLNGRVWRAAPQHAAVRVKASRRARHAQARRAAVRSREVRPAVAAAAAAAATAPVARERVAWAEVHAPRQGAAPALGQTPAVETSRAVEAPRAVETSRAVEAPWAVETPPVTVPAVLPVPSVPLAPPAPLPVVTPVAEPVAFAEAAGSAPGTPVLGSASRPPADRSPGSPGRSEVQADRAPATGSTATENADDSRDEAPAASGATAAPPAPIGTEALRRLRRLAASAEAQRAATAPAVPDAPPAPVAPPEVIAPAASAETVAPTSKSPGRQRPEAPAVPTPSAPEAPRVETPAPARAVPDSAQKGPAVVPDPAQKRSAVVPDPAQRPSVPAVPSFVPRFVGPAPIGHRAAEAAELPQDRQDRQDRQDRQDGPDEESARRQHRKGQPAPIGRPVDRSQAWPPERPAGAQGGPGGPAGTGVQGGGMSIRAVPSGSATADPVTPAVPVGGSSRGEAETRVRRVESVVGRDSSGGWRRLAQVVIGPGGGGRTDGSEIDEARARAVFSGSRRVVVLGCTGGAGQTTTALMLGHTLARYREDRILAVDASTGSHALSSRIQGESPETLTSLLSGLDNVQGYLGMRAYTSRCASGLEVLAGDSDAGAEQRLSDRTLFSDRRLGQTMDMLDRHYKMIVMDPAAALAARVLPYADQLVLVVPASEDGPDAVAMTYEWLDGHGCADLRHRAVMVVNGVSRRSMADVEQAEAVARGRCRAIVRVPWEDALAPGRADRVEPSHLRASGRRAYLALAGVVVAGFGTVQAGRPSEEELAQ